A DNA window from Corvus cornix cornix isolate S_Up_H32 chromosome 13, ASM73873v5, whole genome shotgun sequence contains the following coding sequences:
- the SPRY4 gene encoding protein sprouty homolog 4, translated as MESRIPHNITVVPNSVMVQPLLDSRIPYGRLQHPLTILPIDQMKTTHIENDYTDNPSASQPPAQKRPRAPHELGLSSQQHPQRCEQDVTHPWISFSGRPSSISSSSSTSSDQRLLDHMAPVPVAEQSSPRAVRIQPKVINCKPLDLKGTVSQELDKHFLLCEACGKCKCKECALPRTLPSCWVCNQECLCSAQNLVNYSTCMCLVKGVFYHCTNEDDEGTCADHPCSCSHSNCCARWSFMSALSLVLPCLLCYLPATGCVKLSQRCYDQVSRPGCRCKNTNSVICKALPESKGAEKPF; from the coding sequence ATGGAGTCCCGGATTCCCCACAACATCACCGTTGTCCCCAACTCTGTGATGGTGCAGCCCTTGCTGGACAGTCGGATCCCCTACGGGCGGCTGCAGCACCCGCTCACCATCCTGCCCATCGACCAGATGAAGACCACCCACATCGAGAACGACTACACCGACAACCCCAGCGCCTCCCAGCCACCAGCCCAGAAGCGTCCCCGAGCCCCCCACGAACTGGGCttgagcagccagcagcacccgCAGCGCTGCGAGCAGGATGTCACCCACCCCTGGATCTCCTTCAGCGGGCGccccagctccatcagcagcagcagcagcacatcctcaGACCAAAGGCTCCTGGACCACATGGCCCCGGTGCCCGTGGCAGAGCAATCCTCCCCCCGCGCCGTTCGCATCCAGCCCAAGGTGATCAACTGCAAGCCCCTGGACCTGAAGGGCACCGTGTCTCAGGAGCTGGACAAGCACTTCCTGCTGTGCGAGGCCTGTGGGAAATGCAAGTGCAAGGAGTGTGCCCTGCCCCGGACTCTGCCGTCGTGCTGGGTGTGCAACCAGGAGTGTCTCTGCTCGGCGCAGAACCTGGTCAACTACTCCACCTGCATGTGCCTGGTCAAGGGCGTCTTCTACCACTGCACCAACGAGGACGACGAGGGCACGTGTGCCGAccacccctgctcctgctcccactccAACTGCTGCGCCCGCTGGTCCTTCATGAGCGCCCTGTCTctggtgctgccctgcctgctctgctaCCTGCCAGCCACCGGCTGCGTCAAGCTGTCCCAGAGATGCTACGACCAAGTGAGCCGGCCCGGATGCAGATGCAAAAACACAAACAGTGTCATTTGCAAGGCATTGCCTGAGAGCAAAGGGGCAGAAAAGCCCTTCTAA